Proteins from a single region of Vicinamibacterales bacterium:
- a CDS encoding SpoIIE family protein phosphatase translates to AFTDGVPEAHSPENEEFGEERLQVLLRRTAHLPANEIGARLSAELKEWIGEAEQYDDLTFIVMKVR, encoded by the coding sequence CGCCTTCACCGACGGCGTTCCCGAGGCGCACAGTCCTGAGAACGAGGAGTTCGGCGAGGAACGCCTGCAGGTGCTGCTCCGCCGGACCGCTCACCTCCCGGCGAACGAGATCGGCGCGCGTCTTTCCGCGGAGCTGAAAGAGTGGATCGGCGAGGCGGAGCAGTACGACGATCTCACCTTCATCGTAATGAAGGTGCGCTGA
- a CDS encoding lipocalin-like domain-containing protein, whose translation MRRVLLVVMVLLLAGHVTRVTTAEQPSKAPAPGAQSRSPLEGVWKVVELSTRAPGADWTAATPPYLSVYIFTPRHYSYIFAPGAGPRRLFAGGPGQPSDAEKIAAYDSIVAGAGTYTLEGTTLTMTAVLHKNPNEMTGEPIRYSVEIEADRVRMTIANPPFAPGRERRTLLARVE comes from the coding sequence ATGCGCCGCGTTCTGCTCGTGGTGATGGTTCTGCTGCTCGCCGGTCACGTTACGCGTGTCACCACTGCAGAACAACCGTCGAAGGCGCCGGCGCCTGGTGCGCAGTCCCGGTCGCCTTTGGAGGGCGTCTGGAAGGTCGTCGAGCTGTCAACGCGAGCGCCTGGAGCGGACTGGACGGCCGCCACCCCGCCGTACTTGAGCGTCTACATCTTCACGCCCAGGCACTACAGCTACATCTTTGCGCCGGGAGCGGGACCGCGACGGTTGTTCGCCGGTGGTCCCGGTCAACCGTCGGACGCGGAAAAAATCGCGGCGTATGACTCCATCGTCGCCGGCGCGGGGACCTACACGCTCGAGGGGACCACGCTGACGATGACGGCCGTCCTGCATAAGAATCCCAACGAAATGACCGGCGAACCCATCAGGTACAGTGTCGAGATCGAAGCCGATCGCGTGCGGATGACGATTGCCAATCCGCCGTTCGCGCCGGGCCGTGAGCGGCGCACGCTGCTCGCGCGAGTCGAGTGA